From Micromonospora carbonacea:
CGGCCCGACGCACCGCTGACCCGGGGCGAGCTGCCGATCCCCTCGGCGACCGCCGTGGCGTTCATGCTCGCGCTCGACGAGGCCCACAACGCCCTGCGCGCGGTGGCCCGCGCCGACCTGCCACCGTCGGCACGCCACGACGCGGCCAACGAGACGCTCCACAACGCCCGGGTGTACGCGATCCGCGAACGCCTGCTGGTGCTGGGTGCGGCACCCCTGGTGGCCGCGGCCGAGGTCGCGTTCCTGCGGCTCATCGCGATCCGCGACGCGATCCGGGCCGGCGCGCGCCTCGACGGTGCCGACTACCACCGGGTCTACCACCCCTTCGCCGAGGGGCTCTGGGCCTTCCGGATGGCCTTGCGGGCCGACCTGGGACAGTCGCCGTTGACCCCGGAAGAGCTCGGCCGGGCGGACTGGTCCGATCGTGAACGGTGCCGCGACTGTGGCGAGCGCTACCGACCCTCCGCGTGACCGGGCTCGATGCTCTCGACGGCCGCTCGGCCGACGGTGGCAGTCAGGCGAGCGTATCCAGGACGGAGGCCGCGGCCGCCGCGCTGGTGACCCGCGCCGCCATGGCCCGCCGGATCCGTTCGGCGAGGGCGAAGGCGCCTGCCGGGTCCCGCAGGATGCGAGCCGTCTCGAAGGCCCAGCGGCGGGTGTCGGTCGACTCGTCGTCCTCGACCGGCAGCACCGTCAACGCCGCGTCCTGCGGTGTCAGCACCTCGTGGAGCAGCCTGCCCAGTCCACTCTTCGCGCTGACCAGCAGGGGGGTGCCGGCGACGATGGCCTCGCGGCCGACGAGACCGAATGCCTCGGCACGGGAGGGCATGAGCGCGAGGCACGCCCGGCGCAGGTCGGCCCGGAGATCGTCCGCACTGGTGGAGTAGGCCCGGGGGGTGACCTGCAGGGTGCGTCGGCCTGCCCACTCCAGGACCAGCTCCCGCACCCGGCCATGGTCGTCCGGCGGCACGCCCCGCAGCACCAGTTCCGGCTCGGTGCCGCCGAGGCTGAGCAACTCCACGGCCGCTCCCACCGCCCGTGCCGCCAGATCCAGCCCTTTGACCGACCAGTCGTCCAGCCGGCCCGACAGCATCACCTGACGTTGCTGCCACAGCGGCGGCACGCGGGGGGTCTCGTCGTCGAGATCGAAGCCCGGATCGATCCGCCCCGGGGCGGGGGCGTCGGGGTAGCCGGAAAGGTCGCGGCTGAGGAGATCGTGCAGCAGGGGACCCACGCCGAACGCACGGGTCGCGGTGCGGGCCAGCTCGATGTCCTCCTTCCAGCGTCGCTCGGCGATGGCGCCGCTGTCCGGCCGGTCACCGCGTTGCCATTCGATGTGATCCGACCAGGTGTGCACGATGTGTGCCCTGGCCGCCGCCGGGAAGTGGTCCTCGACCTGGACCCGGGCGTGCCCGCCGGTGATCCGGCCGTGTCCGATCACCAGGTCCGGTGCCCAGCCGCCGGCCAGCCGCGGACGCCGGGCCAGCGCGTCCCGCAGCCCGCCGGTGGTCGCCGCGGGCGCCGCCACCAGCGTGACCCCGACCTCGCGGGCGTGTGCGATCTCCTCCGGGGACGGTTCGAGGACGACGCAGACGACGTCCGCGCCTGCTCGGGCGAGCGCCGCGCAGAGCGACCGGTTGAACGTGCTCAGACCGCCCTTCGCGGAGAACCAGTCGGTATCCAGGGCCAGCACCCGGGGCGGTGGGCCGGCGGGCCGGCCGGTCGTCGGCGTCGGCGCGACGTCCCACCGGTCGCCGTGCCAGGTCAGCGGCCCGGCGGCGAGGCCGCCGGACAGGAACTTCCCCACGGTCTCGGTCGCCCGGTCCGGATCGCTGGCCCAGACCCGTACCGTCTGACCGGTGACGTCGATCTCCACCTCGACGAAACCCGGCGCGGCGGCAGCCACCAGCCAGTCCCGCGCCGTCTGCGTGACCCGGGCGAGTTGGTGGGCGCCCACCGCGGCCAGGTCGTCGAAGAGGGTGATCACCGCGGCCGGCAGCAGCCGCTCCGGAACGAGACCGAGTTCGCCCAGGTCGAAGCCGACCCGTGGCGCGAGCCCCGCCTCCGCCAGCCGGGTGGTGAGATCCCCGCGGGCGGCCGCGTCGATCTCCTCGACGAACTTGACGACCGCCCGCCCGGAAACTGAGTGTGTCACGGCCCCCATGGTCTCATTCCACAGTCGACCTCGAATGGACGGTGGCGCGATGCTCGACTCCGCACGACGATCGGCGCTTCTCGACCGCCTTGTCGATCCTGCGGTCGCGCTGCCAGCCGACCACGACCACCAGCCCGCCGCCGGACGACTGCACGCCGCAGGGCAGTGGCGGCAGCTCGCCGAGCTGTACCAGGAACAGGCGACGGCGGCCTGGCGGCAACGGCGTCCAGGGCTGGCGATCCGCCTGCTGCTCGCGGAGAGCCGGACCGCCCTACGCGCGGACGACCGCTCGCGCTGCCAGGAGGCGATCGCGTTCGCCGCCCAGTGGCACCGACTCAGCGGGGCATTCACCGCAGCGGAGCTGTGGAACCACGTCCTGTTGCGGGAGTCGTTGCCCGCCGGCACGGCGTGGCTCCACGCGTACGCCTGGCGGGAGATGGCGGCGCTGCGGGAGGTGGCGAGCCGGTACGACGTGGGGCTGTCCTACTGCGACGAGGGCATCGCGGTGTGCCGCCGGCACGCCGACGAGCCCCGCATCCCCCGGCAGCACGTCCGGGTCCTGATGCAGAAGGCGACGCTGCACCGGCATCGGGGCGAGCTGGAGGTCGCGCGGAACGTCCTGCACGAGGTTCGCGAGTTCGCCGATACCCGCGACCTCGACCCGTTCACCCGAGGACTGATCGCGCACCGGGAAGGGGGGTTGGAGATCGCGCTCGGGCGACCCGAAGCAGCGCTGGACGCATACCGGCGAGCCGCTGCGGCGTTCGCCGGCGTGAGCGAGGAAAACCTCCTCACCGCCCGGCTGCGCGAGGTGGCGGCGCTGCGTGAACTGCGCCGGCTCGGCGAGGCGCTGCGGCTCACCGACGACCTGGCAACCCGGTTCCGCGCCCACGGTGACACCTACCGGCTCGGTCAGATCCTGCTGGAACGGGCCGAGGTCCTGCAGAGCCTCGGCGACCCGGCCGCCGTCGCGGCCACCCTGCGCGAGGCGCAGCCCTACTACGAGGGGTCCGAGACGCTGGAGGCGCTGCGTTGGCACCGGCACATGGCCCGCAACCTCATCACCTCCAACGGCGACCCGGCGACCATCGCCGGACACCTGGTGGCCGTCCTGGGCCTGGCCGCCCGACCGCAACGGCGGGACCTCAACCGGACCATGCTCGCGCTGTACGACCTGCACCGGGCTCCACCCACGCAGCTACTGCCGCCGGCGCTGCGGCACGCCGCCGGTCGGGCCGCTCTCCTCGCCGCCGACCTGCAACGCGACTCACTGCCCGACCCGGACGAGCGGTGGTCGACGCACGCCGCGCGGGAGGAGGTGTACGCGGCTGCGCTGCTGACACACACCGAACTCGGCGAGCCGGAGGCCACCGCGCGGATCGCCGAGACCGGACGCGCCGACCTGTTGAACCACCTGCTGACGGCCGGGTCGGCGGAGGCCGTCGCGCGTTCTCCGATCGCCGCGCCGCCCACCGACCGTGCGGCGGTCGACGAGGTCTTCGCGGTGGCCCGGCTCGCCGCCGCGTCTATTCGCTCGGGGCGACCGGCCGGTCCGATACCGCTGCCGCCACTGCCCGGCCACCTGCCCACCCCGGCCGCCCTCGACGCGATGGCCGACGTCGTGGTGGTCATCACCCTCGGGCCGAGGTCGGACGGCTGGTGGTCGTCGGTGCTGACCCGGCCCCGCCACGGGGCGTGGCGGGCGACGCTTCGTACCGCCTCCGCCCGTCTGGCCGCGCAGCTCGACAGCATGACCACCGGGGTCCCACCGGGACGAGGCGTGGCCCGCGCCGTCTGGGACGAACTCGGCGCGTTCCTCCTGCCCGATGCGGCCGTCTGGGCGGGCTCCCCGGAACGTCCCCGGTCGGTGATGATCGTTCCGGATCCGCGGCTGTGGCACCTGCCGCACGCGGCCCTGACGCGCGACCGAACGTACCTCTGCGACGTGGCCGAGGTCATCCTCGCACCGAGCCTGCGCACCATGGAACTCCTCCTGGCCCGGTCCGCGACGACCGGCGGACCTCGCGTGCCGGCGACCGACCCGGCAGCGAGCCTGCTCGACCCCGGCCTGCCGAGCCACCGGGTGGAGCGATCCGCCCTG
This genomic window contains:
- a CDS encoding helix-turn-helix domain-containing protein: MRDDGCESLTNRPERLGECLRRFREHAGLSLSGLARKVNYSRGYLSKVETGRAPGNVQLAQRCDEALGTGGVLARLAQARDARPSRGAASADRTWDTSTGWQRQPRPDEPTTDHRPDAPLTRGELPIPSATAVAFMLALDEAHNALRAVARADLPPSARHDAANETLHNARVYAIRERLLVLGAAPLVAAAEVAFLRLIAIRDAIRAGARLDGADYHRVYHPFAEGLWAFRMALRADLGQSPLTPEELGRADWSDRERCRDCGERYRPSA
- a CDS encoding glycosyltransferase family 4 protein codes for the protein MTHSVSGRAVVKFVEEIDAAARGDLTTRLAEAGLAPRVGFDLGELGLVPERLLPAAVITLFDDLAAVGAHQLARVTQTARDWLVAAAAPGFVEVEIDVTGQTVRVWASDPDRATETVGKFLSGGLAAGPLTWHGDRWDVAPTPTTGRPAGPPPRVLALDTDWFSAKGGLSTFNRSLCAALARAGADVVCVVLEPSPEEIAHAREVGVTLVAAPAATTGGLRDALARRPRLAGGWAPDLVIGHGRITGGHARVQVEDHFPAAARAHIVHTWSDHIEWQRGDRPDSGAIAERRWKEDIELARTATRAFGVGPLLHDLLSRDLSGYPDAPAPGRIDPGFDLDDETPRVPPLWQQRQVMLSGRLDDWSVKGLDLAARAVGAAVELLSLGGTEPELVLRGVPPDDHGRVRELVLEWAGRRTLQVTPRAYSTSADDLRADLRRACLALMPSRAEAFGLVGREAIVAGTPLLVSAKSGLGRLLHEVLTPQDAALTVLPVEDDESTDTRRWAFETARILRDPAGAFALAERIRRAMAARVTSAAAAASVLDTLA
- a CDS encoding CHAT domain-containing protein — its product is MLDSARRSALLDRLVDPAVALPADHDHQPAAGRLHAAGQWRQLAELYQEQATAAWRQRRPGLAIRLLLAESRTALRADDRSRCQEAIAFAAQWHRLSGAFTAAELWNHVLLRESLPAGTAWLHAYAWREMAALREVASRYDVGLSYCDEGIAVCRRHADEPRIPRQHVRVLMQKATLHRHRGELEVARNVLHEVREFADTRDLDPFTRGLIAHREGGLEIALGRPEAALDAYRRAAAAFAGVSEENLLTARLREVAALRELRRLGEALRLTDDLATRFRAHGDTYRLGQILLERAEVLQSLGDPAAVAATLREAQPYYEGSETLEALRWHRHMARNLITSNGDPATIAGHLVAVLGLAARPQRRDLNRTMLALYDLHRAPPTQLLPPALRHAAGRAALLAADLQRDSLPDPDERWSTHAAREEVYAAALLTHTELGEPEATARIAETGRADLLNHLLTAGSAEAVARSPIAAPPTDRAAVDEVFAVARLAAASIRSGRPAGPIPLPPLPGHLPTPAALDAMADVVVVITLGPRSDGWWSSVLTRPRHGAWRATLRTASARLAAQLDSMTTGVPPGRGVARAVWDELGAFLLPDAAVWAGSPERPRSVMIVPDPRLWHLPHAALTRDRTYLCDVAEVILAPSLRTMELLLARSATTGGPRVPATDPAASLLDPGLPSHRVERSALAAWPGGHRKLAALPAIDDGLRPALLYLSGHGDQPGATALFGPDSVTMDALALRRLPRLVVLNGCWSGTASSRYGHDPLSLAVGALIGGANTVVAGTGWIGGVASAHVGARFVHQVGQGVPVVAALRAAQREIRAENPDLGPFDWAGLCVVGAGS